Proteins from a genomic interval of Bacteroidota bacterium:
- a CDS encoding potassium channel protein — MSPGFVERIAARVAQMDGPKREIFVANLALLLLVIIGTAGYELIEGMSALDGLYMTFITLTTIGFAEVHPLSGAGKVFTIILSIFGIGIVAFVATRSVQVLVLSRHLRHRVMQRKIDRLEGHYVVCGYGRLGRRIAASLAEAGRDLVVIERDLERVAVLEAEGVPHVEGNAEEEATLRAAGIERAQGLVLTLPEDSANVFVTLTAKELRPDVFALARTNEHRNTRKLLRSGVDKVISPYEIGADRMAQVILRPHVDQFMEKVLHVDALDLRMEEVRVGAGSLLDGRSLAESDFRNRFNAVVIAFLNEDANEWRFNPSATATMEAGDILIVLGDHDMIERLRREGGSEARPRRRHAEP, encoded by the coding sequence GTGTCCCCCGGCTTCGTCGAACGCATCGCTGCCCGCGTGGCCCAGATGGACGGGCCGAAGCGGGAGATCTTCGTCGCCAACCTCGCTCTGCTCCTGCTCGTCATCATCGGGACGGCCGGGTACGAGCTCATCGAGGGGATGAGCGCGCTCGACGGCCTGTACATGACCTTCATCACCCTGACCACGATTGGATTCGCAGAAGTCCACCCGCTCTCCGGCGCGGGCAAAGTCTTCACGATCATACTCTCTATCTTCGGCATCGGGATCGTCGCGTTCGTGGCGACGCGATCGGTTCAGGTGCTCGTCCTCTCCCGACATCTCAGGCACCGCGTCATGCAGCGCAAAATCGACCGTCTTGAGGGTCACTACGTGGTCTGCGGCTACGGCCGCCTCGGCCGCCGCATCGCTGCCAGCCTCGCCGAGGCTGGGCGCGACCTCGTCGTGATCGAGCGTGACCTGGAGCGCGTCGCGGTGCTCGAAGCCGAGGGGGTTCCACACGTCGAGGGCAACGCCGAGGAGGAGGCGACGCTGCGCGCGGCCGGCATCGAGCGGGCGCAGGGACTCGTCCTGACCCTGCCCGAGGACAGCGCGAACGTCTTCGTCACCCTCACCGCCAAAGAGCTGCGGCCCGATGTGTTCGCGCTCGCCCGGACGAACGAGCACCGCAACACCCGCAAGCTCCTCCGCTCCGGCGTCGACAAGGTGATCTCGCCGTACGAGATCGGGGCCGACCGGATGGCCCAGGTCATCCTGCGCCCCCATGTGGACCAGTTCATGGAGAAGGTGCTCCACGTCGATGCGCTCGACCTGCGCATGGAGGAGGTCCGCGTCGGGGCCGGCTCGCTGCTCGACGGCCGCTCGCTGGCCGAGAGCGACTTCCGCAACCGCTTCAACGCGGTCGTAATCGCCTTTCTGAACGAGGACGCAAACGAGTGGCGGTTTAACCCCAGCGCGACCGCGACGATGGAGGCAGGAGACATCCTTATCGTCCTCGGTGACCACGACATGATCGAACGGCTTCGGCGCGAAGGCGGCAGCGAAGCCCGCCCGCGTCGCAGGCACGCCGAACCGTGA
- a CDS encoding L,D-transpeptidase — protein sequence MRTLLALLVLTLAAPLARAQETAHFRQNVITEVIERRSGSLDAVPVVYYDYHAIEDDSRLEARLRLYRRYGEENKGLLQLLNRNDLENLRPGDTLVVPTDLTLDFRAYSPYPRAYPGARDIEKLVVLDKSIQAFGAYEWGRLKRWGIINTGTESARTPSGRFNVNWKQDYRVSTLSPGYGSSAPDAELWEMYWVMNIHEARGIHLHQYALPMGGPASHGCVRLSDPDARWLYAWTDTWEKTGGTDISSAGATVHEQGTVVLVIGHDIVGDPNPFVFREDYPVIRRVRLPASPYDIPAGTPQQRQFDRQRRAAVQG from the coding sequence ATGCGAACCCTTCTCGCTCTGCTCGTCCTGACGCTCGCGGCCCCGCTCGCGCGGGCGCAGGAGACCGCCCACTTTCGCCAGAACGTCATTACCGAAGTCATCGAACGCCGCAGCGGCAGCCTGGACGCAGTGCCGGTCGTCTACTACGACTACCACGCCATCGAGGACGACTCGCGCCTGGAGGCGCGCCTGAGACTCTACCGCCGCTACGGCGAGGAGAACAAGGGGCTCCTCCAGCTCCTCAACCGCAACGACCTCGAGAACCTCCGCCCCGGCGACACCCTCGTCGTCCCGACCGACCTCACGCTCGACTTCCGCGCCTACTCGCCCTACCCGCGCGCCTACCCCGGAGCCCGCGACATCGAGAAGCTCGTCGTGCTCGACAAGAGCATCCAGGCCTTCGGAGCCTACGAGTGGGGCCGTCTCAAGCGCTGGGGCATCATCAACACCGGCACCGAGAGCGCCCGCACGCCGAGCGGCCGCTTCAACGTCAACTGGAAGCAGGACTACCGCGTCTCGACGCTCAGCCCCGGCTACGGCTCGTCGGCCCCCGATGCCGAGTTGTGGGAGATGTACTGGGTGATGAACATCCACGAAGCGCGCGGCATCCACCTCCACCAATATGCCCTTCCGATGGGCGGCCCCGCCTCGCACGGCTGCGTCCGCCTCTCCGACCCTGACGCCCGCTGGCTCTACGCCTGGACCGACACCTGGGAGAAGACCGGCGGCACCGACATCTCGTCGGCCGGTGCGACGGTCCACGAGCAGGGCACGGTCGTGCTCGTGATCGGGCACGACATTGTGGGTGATCCGAACCCGTTTGTCTTCCGCGAGGACTACCCGGTGATCCGGCGCGTGCGCCTCCCGGCCTCGCCCTACGACATTCCCGCCGGGACCCCCCAGCAGCGGCAGTTCGACCGCCAGCGGCGAGCTGCTGTGCAGGGCTGA
- a CDS encoding sulfotransferase domain-containing protein — MVPTFSVIGAMKGGTSSLHRYLFMHPEVTMTKRKECNFFIPVKKGNYDKGFDWYRELFETEAMAYGDVSPEYSKRHRYGDDTPRLLHEANPDVRLIYILRDPIARFVSGYIHNMSKGWIRRPFDEFVRSEQAKPHLLTSCYHYQLEPYLHHFSLDQFLFPTSESLKQSTSAVLQEIFRFIGVPPFESEKFEQRYHVSAGKTRPSVLEERVESPRVRRLLAPLLPDSVAARRLIERPEVSDADRTVLAERLGPEVEKLRALTGLPFAEWSL, encoded by the coding sequence GTGGTCCCGACCTTCTCTGTCATCGGCGCGATGAAGGGGGGAACATCGAGCCTGCATCGTTACCTCTTCATGCATCCAGAGGTTACGATGACAAAGAGGAAAGAATGCAACTTCTTTATCCCTGTTAAGAAGGGGAACTACGACAAGGGCTTCGACTGGTACCGCGAGCTGTTCGAGACGGAGGCAATGGCCTACGGGGACGTGTCGCCCGAGTACAGCAAGCGCCACCGCTACGGCGACGACACCCCCCGCCTGCTCCACGAGGCCAATCCGGATGTCCGGCTCATCTACATTCTTAGGGACCCCATTGCTCGCTTCGTGTCGGGCTACATCCACAACATGTCGAAGGGATGGATACGCCGTCCTTTCGATGAGTTTGTTCGAAGTGAGCAGGCGAAGCCGCACCTGCTCACAAGTTGTTACCACTATCAACTCGAACCGTACCTCCACCACTTCTCGCTCGACCAGTTTCTGTTTCCGACCTCAGAGAGCCTGAAGCAGAGCACGAGCGCTGTGTTGCAGGAGATCTTCCGGTTCATCGGCGTGCCGCCCTTCGAATCCGAGAAGTTCGAGCAGCGCTACCACGTCAGCGCAGGGAAGACGCGTCCGTCGGTGCTGGAAGAGCGGGTAGAGAGTCCGCGGGTACGGCGCCTGCTGGCCCCGCTGCTGCCGGACAGCGTCGCCGCCCGCCGGCTCATTGAGCGCCCCGAGGTCTCGGACGCCGACCGCACGGTTCTCGCAGAACGCCTCGGTCCCGAAGTGGAAAAGCTGCGAGCGTTGACGGGTCTGCCGTTCGCCGAGTGGTCGCTGTAG